In a genomic window of bacterium:
- the rfaE1 gene encoding D-glycero-beta-D-manno-heptose-7-phosphate kinase yields the protein MDCAKYNIDKKKLIRLVHKFNRARILVIGDLMLDEFIWGKVNRISPEAPVPVVRVTAQTYVLGGAGNVANNIKTLNGNVDIAGVIGNDEIGQKLLHEFKTRKINSKLVITDTTRPTTLKTRVIAHNQQIVRVDREATESVADDITTQIIEGTKKIIDDIDAIIIEDYGKGVITARLLKEVLALARKHDKYVSVDPKVDHFTLYKKVDIITPNHYEAGAFIGQEITDEQSLLSVGKQLVEALEGANVLITRGEEGMSLFEPTGDITHIPTVAKEVYDVSGAGDTVIGTLTLALSVGGSFKEAAMLSNFAAGVVVGKVGVATVTPEELISAISA from the coding sequence ATGGATTGTGCGAAATATAATATTGATAAAAAGAAATTAATTAGATTAGTGCATAAGTTTAATAGAGCGCGAATTTTAGTTATTGGAGATTTGATGTTAGATGAATTTATCTGGGGGAAAGTAAATCGGATTTCACCGGAAGCTCCGGTACCGGTAGTTCGCGTCACGGCGCAAACGTATGTTCTTGGCGGAGCTGGGAATGTAGCGAATAATATTAAAACTTTGAACGGTAACGTGGATATAGCTGGGGTAATTGGAAATGATGAAATCGGGCAAAAATTGCTGCACGAGTTTAAAACCCGTAAGATTAATAGCAAATTAGTCATAACCGATACGACGCGACCGACAACATTGAAAACCCGGGTTATTGCGCATAATCAACAGATTGTGCGGGTTGACCGGGAAGCAACCGAATCGGTAGCTGACGATATCACAACTCAGATTATTGAAGGGACTAAAAAGATTATTGATGATATAGATGCGATAATTATTGAAGATTATGGCAAAGGAGTTATAACCGCGCGATTGTTGAAAGAAGTCTTAGCACTAGCTCGGAAACATGATAAATACGTTAGCGTTGACCCGAAAGTTGACCATTTCACATTATATAAGAAAGTGGATATTATTACGCCGAATCATTATGAAGCTGGTGCATTTATTGGACAAGAGATAACCGATGAACAATCGTTACTCTCGGTTGGGAAACAATTGGTTGAAGCACTGGAAGGAGCCAACGTGTTAATCACCCGTGGTGAAGAAGGGATGTCGCTATTCGAACCGACCGGAGATATAACCCATATTCCCACGGTTGCAAAAGAAGTTTATGATGTTAGCGGAGCCGGAGACACGGTTATTGGCACCTTGACACTTGCGCTGTCAGTAGGCGGGAGTTTTAAAGAAGCAGCGATGCTCTCGAATTTCGCTGCCGGCGTTGTGGTCGGTAAGGTCGGCGTTGCAACCGTTACCCCTGAAGAGCTCATATCAGCAATTTCAGCATAA
- a CDS encoding metallopeptidase family protein, whose translation MISLSKEEFEQLVEQALLQLPEQFREKIAQENIVVLIEEYPDKRMRASIGHGDILGVFHGVARTEKSIDGFYYPDRIILYQKNIERICSTRKELEQQIIATVKHEVGHYFGLDEDELSDV comes from the coding sequence ATGATTTCTTTATCCAAAGAAGAGTTTGAACAGCTAGTTGAACAAGCGCTACTCCAGTTACCGGAACAATTTCGCGAGAAGATTGCGCAGGAAAATATTGTCGTGTTAATTGAAGAGTATCCAGATAAAAGGATGCGAGCGAGTATCGGGCACGGAGATATTCTCGGTGTATTCCATGGGGTAGCGCGAACTGAAAAATCTATTGACGGATTCTACTATCCAGACCGAATAATTTTATATCAGAAAAATATTGAACGAATCTGTTCAACCAGAAAAGAACTGGAACAACAAATCATCGCTACGGTTAAACACGAAGTCGGTCATTATTTCGGGCTTGATGAAGATGAACTAAGCGATGTTTGA